From a region of the Enterobacter sp. JBIWA008 genome:
- the pabB gene encoding aminodeoxychorismate synthase component 1, whose product MNMRFPTVITLPWRADAAEFWFARLSHLPFAMLLHSGHADHPYSRFDILVADPLTTLTTDDLSLTDDPLLQLQQAINALGLSAAPNPELPFQGGALGLFGYDLGRRFETLPEHAQADISLPDMAVGLYDWALIVDHQNKTVSLLSHRDVQARLAWLEAQQPAPAQTFTLTSGWRSNMSAAEYAEKFARVQAYLQSGDCYQVNLAQRFQATYRGDEWQAFTRLNASNRAPFSAFVRLEQGAILSLSPERFIHLAEGTIQTRPIKGTLPRLADPDADRQQAEKLAASPKDRAENLMIVDLMRNDIGRVAVPGSVRVPELFVVEPFPAVHHLVSTITATLPASRTACDLLRAAFPGGSITGAPKVRAMEIIDELEPHRRNAWCGSIGYISLCGTMDTSITIRTLTACDGNLYCSAGGGIVADSQVDAEYQETFDKVNRILKQLE is encoded by the coding sequence ATGAACATGCGCTTCCCCACTGTTATTACCTTGCCCTGGCGTGCAGACGCCGCTGAATTCTGGTTTGCCCGCCTGAGCCATCTTCCATTTGCGATGCTGCTGCATTCCGGCCATGCGGACCATCCCTATAGCCGCTTCGATATTCTGGTGGCCGATCCGCTAACGACGCTGACAACCGATGACCTGTCTTTAACGGACGATCCGCTGCTGCAGCTGCAGCAAGCCATTAACGCGCTGGGCTTATCTGCCGCACCGAACCCGGAACTCCCTTTTCAGGGGGGCGCGCTGGGCCTGTTTGGTTACGACCTGGGCCGCCGTTTCGAAACGCTGCCGGAGCATGCGCAGGCTGATATTTCCCTGCCAGACATGGCCGTAGGGCTGTATGACTGGGCGTTAATTGTCGATCATCAGAATAAAACGGTTTCCCTGCTGAGCCACCGTGACGTGCAGGCGCGTCTGGCATGGCTTGAGGCGCAGCAGCCTGCACCGGCACAGACGTTCACGCTGACCTCCGGCTGGCGCTCAAATATGAGCGCAGCGGAGTATGCCGAAAAATTCGCGCGCGTTCAGGCGTATCTGCAAAGCGGTGACTGCTATCAGGTTAACCTCGCCCAGCGCTTCCAGGCGACATACCGGGGAGATGAGTGGCAGGCGTTTACCCGTCTTAACGCCAGCAACAGGGCGCCGTTCAGCGCGTTTGTGCGTCTGGAACAGGGGGCCATACTCAGCCTGTCACCCGAGCGCTTTATTCATCTGGCCGAGGGCACGATTCAAACCCGTCCGATTAAAGGCACTCTGCCGCGTCTTGCCGATCCCGACGCCGATCGCCAGCAGGCAGAAAAGCTCGCCGCCTCGCCGAAAGACCGCGCCGAGAACCTGATGATTGTCGACCTGATGCGTAACGACATTGGCCGGGTGGCCGTTCCTGGCAGCGTGCGCGTGCCGGAACTGTTTGTCGTCGAGCCTTTCCCGGCGGTGCATCACCTGGTCAGTACCATCACCGCGACGCTACCGGCCTCGCGCACGGCATGCGATCTTCTGCGCGCGGCGTTCCCGGGCGGCTCCATCACCGGCGCGCCTAAGGTACGGGCGATGGAGATCATTGATGAGCTGGAACCGCACCGCCGCAACGCCTGGTGCGGCAGCATCGGCTATATCAGCCTGTGCGGCACCATGGATACCAGCATTACCATTCGCACGCTGACGGCCTGCGACGGAAACCTTTACTGTTCGGCCGGGGGCGGCATTGTTGCCGATAGCCAGGTCGATGCGGAATATCAGGAAACCTTTGATAAAGTTAACCGTATCCTGAAACAACTGGAGTAA
- the tsaB gene encoding tRNA (adenosine(37)-N6)-threonylcarbamoyltransferase complex dimerization subunit type 1 TsaB, translating to MRILAIDTATEACSVALLNDGAVSAHFEECPREHTQRILPLVKAILTQGNTSLTDLDALAFGRGPGSFTGVRIGIGIAQGLALGAELPMIGVSTLATMAQGAWRMTGATRVLAAIDARMGEVYWAEYTRDEQGVWHGEETEAVLKPEAVTERLQQLSGEWATVGTGWSAWPEMANDTGVTLVDGNMLLPAAEDMLPIACQLLAAGKTVVVEHAEPVYLRNTVAWKKLPGRE from the coding sequence ATGCGAATTCTGGCTATTGATACCGCGACTGAGGCTTGCTCTGTCGCTCTGTTGAACGACGGTGCTGTTTCTGCTCATTTCGAAGAGTGCCCACGGGAACACACCCAACGCATTCTGCCCCTGGTAAAAGCCATTTTAACCCAGGGCAACACCTCCTTAACCGACCTCGACGCGCTGGCCTTTGGCCGTGGCCCTGGCAGCTTTACGGGCGTACGTATCGGGATTGGCATTGCGCAGGGGCTGGCGCTGGGCGCCGAACTGCCGATGATCGGGGTCTCTACCCTCGCCACCATGGCGCAGGGAGCATGGCGCATGACCGGGGCAACGCGCGTGCTGGCTGCGATTGATGCCCGCATGGGCGAAGTTTACTGGGCCGAATACACCCGCGACGAGCAGGGCGTGTGGCACGGTGAAGAGACGGAAGCCGTCCTTAAGCCGGAAGCGGTCACTGAACGACTGCAGCAGCTCTCCGGTGAGTGGGCGACCGTAGGCACCGGCTGGTCGGCGTGGCCTGAGATGGCAAACGACACCGGGGTGACGCTGGTGGACGGCAACATGCTGCTGCCGGCTGCGGAAGACATGCTTCCGATTGCCTGCCAGCTGCTCGCGGCAGGAAAAACCGTTGTCGTTGAACACGCGGAGCCGGTTTATTTGCGAAACACCGTCGCGTGGAAGAAACTTCCGGGCCGTGAGTGA
- a CDS encoding ATP-dependent DNA helicase: MADDFSPEGQLAQAIPGFKPREPQRQMAHAVARAIDKAQPLVVEAGTGTGKTYAYLAPALRAKKKVIISTGSKALQDQLYSRDLPTVAKALKYKGRLALLKGRSNYLCLERLEQQALAGGDLPVQTLSDVIILRAWANQTEEGDISTCASVPEDSPAWPLVTSTNDNCLGSDCPLYKDCFVVKARKTAMDADVVVVNHHLFLADMVVKDSGFGELIPEAEVMIFDEAHQLPDIASQYFGQSLSSRQLQDLAKDFTIAYRTELKDTQQLQKCADRLAQSAQDFRLQLGEPGYRGNLRELLADKNIQRALLLLDDALELCYDVAKLSLGRSALLDAAFERATLYRGRLKRLKEINQPGFSYWYECTSRHFTLALTPLTVADKFKEVMAQKPGSWIFTSATLSVNDDLHHFTERLGIEEAESLLLPSPFDYEKQALLCVPRNLPLPNQPGAARHLAAMLKPMIEANNGRCFMLCTSHAMMRELAEQFRATMTLPVLLQGETSKGQLLQQFVSAGNALLVATSSFWEGVDVRGDTLSLVIIDKLPFTSPDDPLLKARMEDCRLRGGDPFDEVQLPDAVITLKQGVGRLIRDVTDRGVLVICDNRLVMRPYGATFLASLPPAPRTRDIKRAVRFLANPTAE, translated from the coding sequence GTGGCAGACGATTTTTCCCCTGAAGGTCAATTAGCGCAGGCTATTCCCGGCTTCAAACCCCGTGAGCCTCAGCGTCAGATGGCGCACGCCGTTGCACGCGCCATCGATAAGGCTCAGCCGCTGGTGGTCGAAGCCGGAACCGGCACGGGTAAAACGTATGCTTACCTTGCTCCGGCGCTGCGCGCGAAAAAGAAGGTGATTATTTCCACCGGCTCGAAGGCGCTGCAGGATCAGCTCTACAGCCGAGATTTGCCCACGGTGGCTAAAGCGCTGAAATATAAGGGGCGTCTGGCCTTGTTGAAGGGCCGATCCAACTATCTCTGCCTGGAACGTCTTGAGCAGCAGGCGCTGGCGGGCGGCGACCTGCCGGTGCAAACCCTCAGCGACGTCATTATCCTTCGCGCCTGGGCGAATCAGACCGAAGAGGGCGACATCAGCACCTGCGCGAGCGTGCCGGAAGACTCTCCTGCCTGGCCGCTGGTGACCAGCACCAACGACAACTGCCTCGGCAGCGACTGTCCGCTGTATAAAGACTGTTTTGTGGTGAAAGCGCGCAAAACGGCGATGGACGCGGATGTGGTGGTGGTAAACCACCATCTCTTCCTCGCGGATATGGTCGTCAAGGACAGCGGCTTTGGTGAGCTGATCCCGGAGGCGGAGGTGATGATCTTCGACGAAGCCCACCAGCTTCCGGACATCGCCAGCCAGTATTTTGGCCAGTCGCTCTCCAGCCGCCAGCTGCAGGATCTGGCGAAAGATTTCACCATTGCTTATCGGACCGAACTCAAAGATACCCAGCAGCTGCAGAAGTGCGCCGACCGTCTGGCGCAGAGCGCACAGGATTTCCGCTTACAGCTCGGCGAGCCGGGCTATCGTGGTAACCTGCGCGAGCTGCTGGCGGACAAAAACATCCAGCGCGCGCTGCTGCTGCTCGATGATGCTCTCGAACTCTGCTACGACGTGGCAAAACTGTCCCTCGGCCGTTCCGCGCTGCTGGATGCGGCCTTCGAACGCGCCACGCTCTATCGCGGGCGGCTCAAACGGCTGAAAGAGATTAACCAGCCGGGATTCAGCTACTGGTATGAGTGCACCTCGCGGCATTTCACGCTGGCGCTCACGCCGCTGACGGTGGCGGATAAATTTAAAGAGGTGATGGCGCAAAAACCGGGAAGCTGGATCTTCACGTCGGCAACCCTGTCGGTGAATGACGATCTGCATCACTTCACGGAACGTCTTGGCATTGAGGAGGCGGAATCGCTGCTCCTGCCCAGCCCGTTCGATTACGAAAAACAGGCGCTGCTCTGCGTGCCGCGTAATCTGCCGCTGCCGAACCAGCCGGGTGCAGCGCGCCACCTGGCCGCGATGTTAAAACCGATGATCGAGGCCAACAACGGCCGCTGCTTTATGCTCTGCACCTCGCACGCCATGATGCGAGAACTCGCCGAGCAGTTTCGCGCCACCATGACGCTCCCGGTGCTGCTGCAGGGTGAAACCAGTAAAGGCCAGCTGTTACAGCAGTTTGTCAGCGCCGGAAATGCCCTGCTGGTAGCAACCAGCAGCTTCTGGGAAGGGGTCGATGTGCGGGGCGATACCCTCTCGCTGGTGATCATTGATAAGCTGCCGTTTACCTCCCCGGACGATCCGCTGCTGAAGGCGCGTATGGAAGACTGCCGTCTGCGCGGGGGCGATCCTTTCGACGAGGTGCAACTGCCGGACGCGGTGATTACCCTCAAGCAGGGGGTAGGGCGATTAATTCGCGACGTCACCGATCGCGGGGTGCTGGTCATTTGCGATAATCGGCTGGTGATGCGCCCTTACGGGGCGACCTTCCTTGCCAGCCTGCCACCCGCGCCGCGGACGCGGGACATAAAACGCGCGGTGCGTTTCCTGGCAAACCCAACGGCGGAGTAA
- a CDS encoding CoA pyrophosphatase gives MEKENLTLDDFLSRFQLLRPQVNRAALNQRQAAVLIPVVRRAQPGLLLTQRSPHLRKHAGQVAFPGGAVDSSDASLIAAALREAQEEVAIPPEAVEVIGVLPPVDSVTGFQVTPVVGIIPPGLQYHASVDEVSAVFEMPLDEALRLSRYHPLDIQRRGHDHRVWLSWYQHYFVWGMTAGIIRELALQIGLKP, from the coding sequence GTGGAAAAAGAGAACCTGACGCTGGACGATTTTTTATCTCGCTTTCAGCTATTACGACCGCAGGTCAACCGCGCGGCGCTGAATCAGCGTCAGGCGGCCGTGCTGATCCCGGTCGTGCGTCGCGCGCAGCCGGGCCTGCTGCTCACCCAGCGTTCTCCCCATTTACGTAAGCACGCGGGTCAGGTCGCCTTTCCGGGTGGCGCAGTAGACAGTTCCGACGCCTCGCTGATTGCCGCCGCGCTGCGGGAAGCGCAGGAAGAGGTTGCCATTCCGCCGGAGGCGGTGGAGGTCATCGGCGTGCTGCCCCCCGTCGACAGCGTCACCGGTTTTCAGGTCACGCCGGTGGTGGGCATTATCCCGCCGGGCCTGCAGTATCACGCCAGCGTCGATGAAGTCTCTGCGGTGTTTGAAATGCCGCTGGATGAAGCCCTCCGACTGAGTCGTTATCACCCGCTGGATATTCAGCGTCGTGGGCATGACCATCGGGTCTGGTTGTCCTGGTATCAGCATTATTTTGTCTGGGGCATGACGGCGGGCATCATTCGTGAACTGGCGCTGCAAATCGGCCTGAAGCCTTGA
- a CDS encoding YoaH family protein: protein MFAGLPSLSHEQQQKAVERIQELMSQGMSSGQAITVVAQEIRASHSGERIVARFEDEDEEE from the coding sequence ATGTTTGCAGGTTTACCTTCTCTGAGCCATGAACAGCAGCAGAAAGCGGTTGAGCGAATTCAGGAACTGATGTCCCAGGGAATGAGCAGCGGGCAGGCGATTACCGTTGTCGCTCAGGAAATTCGCGCCAGTCATTCCGGCGAGCGGATTGTGGCGCGATTCGAGGATGAAGATGAAGAAGAGTAA
- the fadD gene encoding long-chain-fatty-acid--CoA ligase FadD, which produces MKKVWLNRYPADVPAEINPDRYQSLVELFEHSVRRYADQPAFVNMGEVMTFRKLEERSRAFAAYLQEGLGLQKGDRVALMMPNLLQYPVALFGILRAGMIVVNVNPLYTPRELEHQLNDSGAVAIVIVSNFAHTLEKVVDKTQVKHVILTRMGDQLSTAKGTLVNFVVKYVKRLVPKYHLPDAISFRRALHAGYRMQYVKPEVVAEDLAFLQYTGGTTGVAKGAMLTHRNMLANLEQVNATYGPLLHPGKEVVITALPLYHIFALTMNCLLFIELGGQNILITNPRDIPGLVKELAKYPFTAMTGVNTLFNALLNNKEFQQLDFSTLHLSAGGGMPVQQAVAERWVKLTGQYLLEGYGLTECAPLVSVNPHDIDYHSGSIGLPVPSTEAKLVDDNGNEVAPGEPGELCVKGPQVMLGYWQRPDATDEIIKDGWLHTGDIAVMDDEGFLRIVDRKKDMILVSGFNVYPNEIEDVVMQHSGVLEVAAVGVPSGSSGEAVKIFVVKKDASLTEEALVTFCRRQLTGYKVPKLVEFRDELPKSNVGKILRRELRDEARGKVDNKA; this is translated from the coding sequence TTGAAAAAGGTTTGGCTTAACCGTTATCCAGCAGATGTTCCTGCTGAGATCAATCCTGACCGTTATCAATCCCTGGTGGAATTATTTGAGCACTCGGTAAGGCGTTACGCGGACCAGCCCGCATTCGTGAATATGGGCGAAGTCATGACGTTCCGTAAGCTTGAGGAGCGTAGTCGCGCGTTTGCGGCGTATCTGCAGGAAGGGCTGGGGCTGCAAAAAGGGGACCGCGTCGCGCTGATGATGCCGAACCTGCTGCAATATCCGGTGGCGTTGTTCGGTATCCTGCGAGCCGGGATGATTGTCGTCAACGTTAACCCGCTGTATACCCCGCGAGAGCTGGAGCATCAGCTGAATGACAGCGGCGCGGTCGCGATTGTCATTGTGTCCAACTTCGCCCATACGCTGGAAAAAGTGGTCGACAAAACCCAGGTTAAACACGTCATCCTGACGCGCATGGGGGACCAGCTCTCTACCGCCAAAGGCACGCTGGTTAACTTTGTCGTCAAATACGTCAAACGCCTGGTGCCAAAATACCACCTGCCGGACGCCATCTCCTTCCGTCGCGCGCTGCATGCGGGCTACCGTATGCAGTATGTGAAACCCGAAGTGGTGGCGGAAGATCTTGCGTTTCTGCAATACACGGGCGGGACCACCGGCGTCGCCAAAGGGGCCATGCTTACCCACCGTAATATGCTGGCAAATCTTGAACAGGTGAACGCCACCTACGGGCCGCTGCTGCATCCGGGCAAAGAGGTGGTGATCACCGCGCTTCCGCTGTATCACATCTTTGCGCTGACCATGAACTGCCTGCTGTTTATTGAACTGGGTGGTCAGAACATCCTCATCACCAACCCGCGCGATATCCCGGGCCTGGTGAAGGAGCTGGCAAAATACCCGTTCACCGCTATGACGGGAGTAAACACCCTGTTTAACGCGCTGCTGAATAACAAAGAGTTCCAGCAGCTGGATTTCTCCACGCTGCATCTCTCCGCAGGCGGCGGAATGCCGGTTCAGCAGGCGGTTGCCGAGCGCTGGGTGAAGCTAACCGGACAGTATTTGCTGGAGGGCTATGGCCTGACGGAATGTGCGCCGCTGGTCAGCGTTAACCCACATGATATCGACTATCACAGCGGGAGCATTGGTCTGCCGGTCCCTTCCACAGAGGCGAAACTGGTCGACGATAACGGTAACGAAGTCGCGCCGGGTGAGCCGGGTGAGCTGTGCGTCAAAGGTCCGCAGGTGATGCTGGGTTACTGGCAGCGCCCCGATGCGACCGACGAAATCATCAAAGACGGCTGGCTGCACACCGGTGATATTGCGGTAATGGATGACGAGGGCTTCCTGCGGATCGTCGATCGCAAGAAAGATATGATCCTGGTCTCCGGCTTCAACGTCTATCCGAATGAGATCGAGGACGTGGTTATGCAGCACAGCGGCGTGCTCGAAGTGGCGGCAGTCGGCGTCCCCTCCGGCAGCAGCGGCGAAGCGGTTAAGATATTTGTGGTCAAGAAAGACGCTTCACTCACGGAGGAGGCGCTGGTAACGTTTTGCCGTCGTCAGCTGACAGGCTACAAGGTGCCGAAGCTTGTTGAATTCCGCGACGAGCTGCCTAAATCAAACGTCGGAAAGATATTACGACGAGAATTACGTGACGAAGCCCGTGGCAAAGTAGACAATAAGGCCTGA
- a CDS encoding Slp family lipoprotein, which translates to MAVQTKVVRLIMAGAVAIALSGCVSVPDAIKGSSPTPQQDLVRVMNAPELYVGQEARFGGKVIDVQNQQGKTRLEIATVPLDSGARPVLGEASRGRIYADVSGFLDPVDFRGQLVTVVGPITGAVQGKIGSTPYKFMTMQVNGYKRWRLAQQVIMPPQPMDPWMWGPHPYRYGYPGWGWYNPGPAQVQTIVTE; encoded by the coding sequence ATGGCGGTTCAGACTAAAGTAGTACGCCTTATTATGGCAGGCGCGGTTGCCATAGCACTGAGCGGATGCGTTTCCGTTCCTGATGCGATTAAGGGCAGCAGCCCGACGCCACAGCAGGATCTGGTTCGGGTGATGAATGCGCCTGAGCTGTACGTTGGCCAGGAAGCGCGCTTTGGCGGTAAGGTCATAGACGTACAAAACCAGCAGGGGAAAACCCGCCTGGAGATCGCGACCGTTCCGCTGGACAGCGGCGCGCGGCCGGTACTGGGTGAGGCTTCTCGCGGGCGTATCTATGCGGACGTCAGTGGTTTCCTCGATCCGGTCGATTTTCGCGGGCAGCTGGTGACCGTCGTCGGGCCGATTACCGGCGCCGTGCAGGGCAAAATCGGCAGCACGCCGTATAAATTTATGACCATGCAGGTCAACGGGTATAAACGCTGGCGGCTGGCACAGCAGGTGATCATGCCGCCTCAGCCGATGGATCCGTGGATGTGGGGTCCACATCCTTATCGTTACGGCTACCCGGGCTGGGGCTGGTATAACCCGGGGCCAGCACAGGTTCAGACGATCGTTACTGAGTAA
- a CDS encoding RidA family protein: protein MTIVRIDAEARWSDVVIHNQTLYYTGVPTNLEADAFEQTANTLAQIDAVLEKQGSDKSRILDATIFLANKDDFAAMNKAWDAWVVAGHAPVRCTVQATLMKPEYKVEIKVIAAV, encoded by the coding sequence ATGACAATTGTGCGCATTGATGCCGAAGCCCGCTGGTCTGATGTGGTGATCCATAACCAGACGCTCTACTACACCGGCGTACCGACCAACCTGGAAGCGGATGCGTTCGAGCAGACGGCTAATACCCTGGCGCAGATTGATGCGGTGCTGGAAAAACAGGGCAGCGACAAATCCCGCATTCTGGACGCGACGATTTTCCTGGCAAATAAAGACGATTTCGCGGCGATGAACAAAGCCTGGGATGCGTGGGTGGTGGCGGGTCACGCGCCTGTACGCTGCACCGTACAGGCCACGCTGATGAAACCGGAGTATAAGGTTGAAATTAAGGTTATCGCAGCGGTTTAA
- the sdaA gene encoding L-serine ammonia-lyase has translation MISIFDMFKVGIGPSSSHTVGPMKAGKQFVDDLVEKGLLESVTRVAVDVYGSLSLTGKGHHTDIAIIMGLAGNMPDTVDIDAIPAFIRDVETRGRLLLANGQQEVDFPQDDGMRFRSDNLPLHENGMTIHAYSGEKEIYSKTYYSIGGGFIVDEEHFGKDSVGDVSVPYPFKSATEMLGYCKETGLSLSGMVMQNELALHSKKEIEDYFANVWQTMRACIDRGMNTEGVLPGPLRVPRRASALRRMLVTTDKFSNDPMNVVDWVNMFALAVNEENAAGGRVVTAPTNGACGIVPAVLAYYDHFIEPVTPDIYIRYFLAAGAIGALYKMNASISGAEVGCQGEVGVACSMAAAGLAELLGASPEQVCVAAEIGMEHNLGLTCDPVAGQVQVPCIERNAIASVKAINASRMAMRRTSEPRVSLDKVIETMYETGKDMNAKYRETSRGGLAIKVQCD, from the coding sequence GTGATTAGTATATTCGACATGTTCAAAGTGGGAATCGGCCCTTCGTCTTCCCATACTGTTGGCCCGATGAAGGCCGGTAAACAGTTCGTCGATGATCTGGTCGAAAAAGGATTACTGGAAAGCGTTACCCGCGTCGCCGTGGATGTTTACGGCTCGCTGTCATTAACGGGTAAAGGCCACCACACCGATATCGCCATTATTATGGGTCTGGCAGGCAATATGCCGGATACCGTAGATATTGATGCCATCCCGGCATTCATCCGCGACGTGGAAACACGCGGCCGCCTGCTGCTGGCAAACGGCCAGCAGGAAGTCGATTTCCCGCAGGATGACGGCATGCGTTTTCGCAGCGACAACCTGCCGCTGCATGAAAACGGCATGACCATTCACGCTTACAGCGGTGAAAAAGAGATTTACAGCAAAACGTACTACTCCATCGGCGGTGGCTTCATCGTGGATGAAGAGCATTTTGGCAAAGACAGCGTCGGTGACGTCAGCGTACCGTACCCGTTCAAATCGGCTACCGAGATGCTTGGCTACTGCAAAGAGACCGGTCTTTCACTGTCCGGCATGGTGATGCAGAACGAACTGGCCCTGCACAGCAAAAAAGAGATTGAAGACTATTTTGCGAACGTCTGGCAAACCATGCGCGCCTGTATCGACCGCGGGATGAACACCGAAGGCGTTCTGCCGGGTCCACTGCGCGTACCGCGTCGTGCCTCTGCCCTGCGCCGTATGCTGGTGACCACGGACAAGTTCTCCAACGACCCGATGAACGTGGTCGACTGGGTAAACATGTTTGCCCTGGCGGTTAACGAAGAGAACGCCGCCGGTGGACGCGTCGTGACGGCGCCAACCAACGGTGCCTGCGGTATCGTCCCGGCAGTGCTGGCGTATTACGATCACTTTATTGAGCCCGTAACGCCGGACATCTACATCCGCTATTTCCTGGCGGCAGGTGCCATCGGTGCGCTGTACAAAATGAACGCCTCCATCTCCGGTGCGGAAGTGGGCTGCCAGGGTGAAGTGGGCGTTGCCTGCTCCATGGCGGCGGCGGGTCTGGCAGAGCTGCTGGGCGCAAGCCCTGAGCAGGTCTGCGTGGCGGCGGAAATCGGTATGGAACATAACCTCGGTCTGACCTGCGACCCGGTCGCGGGCCAGGTGCAGGTGCCGTGCATCGAACGTAACGCGATTGCCTCGGTGAAAGCCATCAACGCCTCACGTATGGCGATGCGCCGTACCAGCGAACCTCGCGTATCGCTGGATAAGGTGATTGAAACCATGTACGAAACCGGCAAGGACATGAACGCGAAATACCGCGAGACGTCCCGTGGTGGCCTGGCCATTAAGGTACAGTGCGACTAA
- the rnd gene encoding ribonuclease D has product MNYQMITTNDELASLCEVTRDFPAIALDTEFVRTRTYYPQLGLIQMYDGKHVSLIDPLGITDWTPMRDLLLDNAVTKYLHAGSEDLEVFLNTFGIMPQPLIDTQILAAFSNRPLSWGFAAMVEEYTGLTLDKSESRTDWLARPLTERQLEYAAADVFYLLPIAGQLMKEAEASGWLAAALDECRMTQQRRQEVVDPKEAWRDISNAWQLRTRQLACLQLLADWRLRKARERDLAVNFVVREEHLWAVARYMPGSLGELDSIGLSGSEIRFHGKTLLALVAKAQELPEDALPEPLLNLMDMPGYRKAFKDIKALVQAVATESKLSAELLASRRQINQLLNWHWKLKPQSGVPETMAGWRGKLMADRLNTLLEGYPR; this is encoded by the coding sequence TTGAATTACCAGATGATCACGACCAACGACGAGCTGGCTTCGCTGTGCGAAGTGACGCGCGACTTCCCTGCCATTGCCCTGGATACCGAGTTTGTTCGCACCCGGACCTATTATCCGCAGCTGGGTTTGATTCAGATGTACGACGGTAAACACGTGTCGCTGATCGACCCTCTCGGAATTACCGACTGGACGCCGATGCGTGACCTGCTGCTCGATAACGCCGTGACGAAATACCTGCACGCCGGCAGTGAAGATCTGGAAGTCTTTCTGAACACCTTTGGCATCATGCCCCAGCCGCTGATTGACACGCAGATCCTCGCGGCATTCAGCAATCGTCCGCTCTCATGGGGCTTTGCTGCCATGGTAGAGGAGTATACGGGCCTGACGCTGGATAAAAGCGAATCCCGTACCGACTGGCTGGCGCGCCCGCTAACCGAGCGTCAGCTGGAGTATGCGGCGGCAGATGTGTTTTACCTGTTACCAATTGCCGGACAGCTGATGAAAGAGGCAGAAGCTTCTGGATGGCTCGCTGCTGCGCTGGACGAATGTCGTATGACCCAGCAGCGTCGTCAGGAAGTGGTTGACCCGAAAGAGGCCTGGCGCGATATAAGCAACGCCTGGCAGCTGCGTACGCGCCAGCTGGCATGCCTGCAGCTGCTGGCAGACTGGCGCTTGCGTAAAGCGCGCGAGCGCGATCTGGCCGTTAACTTTGTGGTTCGCGAAGAGCATCTCTGGGCGGTCGCGCGCTATATGCCTGGCAGCCTGGGCGAGCTGGACAGCATTGGGCTTTCGGGCAGCGAGATCCGCTTCCACGGTAAGACTCTGCTGGCGCTGGTCGCAAAAGCGCAGGAGCTGCCGGAAGATGCGCTGCCGGAACCGCTGCTGAACCTGATGGACATGCCGGGCTATCGCAAAGCGTTTAAGGATATCAAAGCGCTGGTGCAGGCAGTTGCAACGGAAAGTAAACTGAGCGCGGAACTGCTCGCCTCACGTCGTCAGATTAACCAGCTGTTGAACTGGCACTGGAAGCTGAAGCCGCAGAGTGGCGTGCCGGAGACGATGGCGGGATGGCGCGGGAAATTGATGGCCGATCGCCTGAATACGCTGCTGGAAGGTTATCCGCGTTAA